In a single window of the Streptomyces sp. NBC_00094 genome:
- the thpR gene encoding RNA 2',3'-cyclic phosphodiesterase — protein sequence MTEHVDEGPLSATVRVFIALAPPDDAKDELADALRPAYDAYPRMRWNRIEDWHITLAFLGELPVTAVPLLRPPLAHLAATHRPLELALRGGGHFDDRVLWSGIDGDVDGLQRLATDVRTVVKECGIDFPERPLRPHLTLARARRDDPTSVVTVADGLASFAGRRWPTERLHLVGSNFGRGPAPIRYRDIASWTFDGA from the coding sequence ATGACCGAGCACGTGGACGAAGGCCCCCTGAGCGCGACCGTGCGCGTGTTCATCGCCCTCGCCCCGCCCGACGACGCGAAGGACGAGCTGGCCGACGCGCTGCGCCCCGCCTACGACGCGTACCCCCGGATGCGGTGGAACCGCATCGAGGACTGGCACATCACCCTGGCGTTCCTCGGGGAACTCCCGGTCACGGCGGTGCCGCTCCTGCGGCCGCCTCTCGCGCACCTCGCGGCGACCCACCGACCGCTCGAACTGGCACTGCGCGGCGGCGGGCACTTCGACGATCGGGTGCTGTGGAGCGGGATCGACGGGGACGTCGACGGACTGCAGCGGCTCGCCACCGACGTACGTACCGTGGTCAAGGAGTGCGGTATCGACTTCCCGGAACGGCCGCTACGCCCCCACCTGACCCTGGCGCGCGCCCGCCGTGACGACCCGACCAGCGTGGTGACCGTCGCCGACGGGCTCGCCTCGTTCGCCGGCCGCCGATGGCCGACCGAACGCCTCCACCTCGTCGGCAGCAACTTCGGCCGAGGCCCGGCACCGATCCGCTACCGGGACATCGCGTCCTGGACCTTCGACGGCGCCTGA
- a CDS encoding ornithine cyclodeaminase family protein, with the protein MTELLQIDAATMARLLGPKAAIKVLSGVLRAGLDPETAPARTAVPVPAGELLLMPAAFGPYAGVKVAGVAPANPAAGLPRITGSYLLLDGAHLRPIALLDGAALTELRTPAVSALAVHHLTPESRPLRLVLFGTGPQAYGHLEAVLAVREVAEVIVVGRNQVGARALAGYARTLGTLARTGTPDDVAKADLVVCCTTAREPLFDGALVASGATVVAVGSHEPDARETDTALVARSEVYVEARSAALREAGDLLVPTAEGAIEEDHIAGNLAELVTGRRTPSTDRPRFFKSVGMAWEDLAVAGALYTAALAAS; encoded by the coding sequence GTGACCGAGCTCCTGCAGATCGACGCGGCGACCATGGCGCGCCTCCTCGGCCCGAAGGCGGCGATCAAGGTCCTCTCCGGCGTCCTGCGCGCCGGCCTCGACCCCGAGACCGCGCCGGCCCGGACCGCCGTCCCCGTCCCGGCGGGCGAACTCCTGCTCATGCCCGCCGCCTTCGGCCCGTACGCCGGAGTGAAGGTCGCCGGCGTGGCCCCCGCCAACCCGGCCGCGGGCCTGCCCCGCATCACCGGCTCCTACCTGCTGCTCGACGGCGCGCACCTGCGCCCGATCGCCCTCCTCGACGGCGCCGCCCTCACCGAGCTGCGCACCCCGGCCGTCTCCGCGCTCGCCGTGCACCATCTGACGCCGGAGAGCCGGCCCCTGCGCCTCGTCCTGTTCGGGACCGGTCCGCAGGCGTACGGACACCTGGAGGCCGTCCTCGCCGTCCGCGAGGTCGCCGAGGTCATCGTCGTCGGGCGCAACCAGGTGGGCGCGCGCGCCCTCGCCGGGTACGCGCGGACGCTCGGCACCCTCGCCCGTACCGGCACACCCGACGACGTGGCCAAGGCCGACCTCGTCGTCTGCTGCACCACGGCCCGGGAACCCCTCTTCGACGGAGCCCTGGTGGCCTCCGGCGCCACCGTCGTCGCCGTCGGCTCGCACGAGCCGGACGCCCGCGAGACCGACACCGCGCTCGTGGCGCGCTCCGAGGTGTACGTCGAGGCGCGCTCCGCCGCGCTCCGCGAGGCCGGCGACCTGCTGGTCCCCACGGCCGAGGGGGCGATCGAGGAGGACCACATCGCGGGGAACCTCGCCGAGCTGGTGACCGGCCGCCGCACCCCGTCGACGGACCGCCCGCGCTTCTTCAAGAGCGTGGGCATGGCCTGGGAGGACCTCGCCGTCGCCGGCGCCCTGTACACCGCGGCACTCGCCGCGTCCTAG
- a CDS encoding collagenase: MASAGQSAVTAAGSDDQPATATPLAGPAAPQAQPQANPFDEVDHLANATVKTFGPAPAPGGLANGRVAGKAKATTTAATKTTAKSTAKADTAARSLAADADTTAAGVPCTLNGVTGLSPEAFADFLADPAVTVECVNSIVWTWDARLVPVMSDAHVQAVARRISSLAASHDGNNSSHLEQMFTYLHAVVYHDFSRGEIDVTDAATVGTITKAVTDFGAAARTFDVTKSNATTLREALYAASGPGLRAPQIGLIKRVLATMDPSHPATNQDASWAGAALAGLSVNYLGVYSGNNDSAFQAAAAADPAYRALFKAFAGYSHLKGTVNDWVARDALSEYGRFGQIASLKTEIVAALGPLLGQTVTTFGRGSQQWGKIVSWLNYFEACQPYGVCKADIEAQIFPYTYTYDGGKIKVRTGLDRATVDQLYYASKQVKAQYHRVIGTETPLTGDVNTTLNIVLYGSRADYEIYHPIITPYDTNNGGIYIENGATFYTYQRRVPQDSSLTLEELFRHEYVHYLNGRFAVPGTFGQGPWYQGDRTTAMDEGTAEFFDGATRDNGIAVRKSLVRGIINDTAGGGPRMSVNQILRATYSGDGFRFYNYAGTFFEFLWTERPTLLREMYTHLRNDDVTAYDSWRSRLGADSGLQQAYDRFLDTQIAKVDTLYVPNTTYTANGYLRDVDVSAVRTAFANATANTPDCVEAGEYGKRRFVCTGRITANLSDANNSDKVFKDMSETVDYFILDRAGAVSNNLADMNCSFGPVDIWPSRVAGTSSFNCEGPLRS; encoded by the coding sequence ATGGCCTCCGCCGGCCAGTCCGCCGTCACGGCGGCGGGTTCGGACGACCAGCCCGCCACGGCGACCCCGCTGGCGGGCCCGGCAGCACCGCAGGCCCAGCCCCAGGCCAACCCCTTCGACGAGGTCGACCACCTCGCCAACGCCACCGTCAAGACCTTCGGACCGGCGCCCGCCCCGGGCGGTCTCGCCAACGGCCGCGTCGCCGGCAAGGCCAAGGCCACCACCACGGCCGCCACCAAGACCACGGCCAAGAGCACCGCCAAGGCCGACACGGCCGCGCGCTCCCTCGCCGCGGACGCCGACACCACCGCGGCGGGCGTGCCCTGCACCCTCAACGGGGTCACCGGCCTCTCGCCGGAGGCGTTCGCGGACTTCCTCGCCGACCCCGCGGTCACCGTCGAGTGCGTGAACAGCATCGTCTGGACCTGGGACGCCCGGCTCGTCCCCGTGATGTCCGACGCCCACGTCCAGGCCGTCGCCCGTCGCATATCGAGCCTCGCCGCGTCCCATGACGGGAACAACTCCTCCCACCTGGAGCAGATGTTCACGTACCTTCACGCCGTCGTGTACCACGACTTCTCCCGCGGCGAGATCGACGTCACCGACGCCGCGACCGTCGGCACGATCACCAAGGCCGTCACCGACTTCGGTGCCGCCGCGCGCACCTTCGACGTCACCAAGAGCAACGCGACGACCCTGCGCGAGGCCCTCTACGCCGCGAGCGGCCCGGGCCTGCGCGCCCCCCAGATCGGCCTGATCAAGCGGGTCCTGGCCACCATGGACCCGTCCCACCCCGCCACCAACCAGGACGCCTCCTGGGCGGGTGCCGCGCTCGCCGGGCTCTCCGTCAACTACCTCGGCGTCTACTCGGGCAACAACGACTCCGCCTTCCAGGCCGCCGCCGCCGCGGACCCGGCGTACCGCGCCCTCTTCAAGGCCTTCGCGGGCTACAGCCACCTGAAGGGCACCGTCAACGACTGGGTCGCCCGTGACGCCCTCAGCGAGTACGGCCGCTTCGGCCAGATCGCGTCCCTCAAGACGGAGATCGTCGCCGCCCTGGGCCCCCTCCTCGGTCAGACCGTGACGACCTTCGGCCGCGGCAGCCAGCAGTGGGGGAAGATCGTCTCCTGGCTCAACTACTTCGAGGCGTGCCAGCCGTACGGCGTCTGCAAGGCGGACATCGAGGCGCAGATCTTCCCGTACACGTACACGTACGACGGCGGCAAGATCAAGGTCCGCACCGGCCTCGACCGCGCCACCGTCGACCAGCTCTACTACGCCAGCAAGCAGGTCAAGGCGCAGTACCACCGCGTCATCGGCACCGAGACCCCGCTCACGGGCGACGTCAACACCACCCTGAACATCGTCCTGTACGGCTCCCGCGCCGACTACGAGATCTACCACCCGATCATCACCCCGTACGACACGAACAACGGCGGCATCTACATCGAGAACGGCGCCACGTTCTACACGTACCAGCGCCGCGTCCCCCAGGACTCCAGCCTCACCCTGGAAGAGCTCTTCCGTCACGAGTACGTCCACTACCTCAACGGCCGCTTCGCCGTCCCCGGCACCTTCGGCCAGGGCCCCTGGTACCAGGGCGACCGCACCACGGCCATGGACGAGGGCACGGCCGAGTTCTTCGACGGCGCCACCCGCGACAACGGCATCGCCGTCCGCAAGTCCCTGGTCCGGGGCATCATCAACGACACCGCCGGCGGCGGCCCGCGCATGAGCGTGAACCAGATCCTCCGCGCCACCTACAGCGGCGACGGCTTCCGCTTCTACAACTACGCGGGCACCTTCTTCGAGTTCCTGTGGACCGAGCGCCCGACGCTGCTCCGCGAGATGTACACCCACCTGCGGAACGACGACGTGACCGCGTACGACTCCTGGCGCTCGCGGCTCGGCGCCGACAGCGGTCTGCAGCAGGCGTACGACCGCTTCCTGGACACCCAGATCGCCAAGGTCGACACCCTGTACGTGCCGAACACCACGTACACGGCCAACGGCTACCTGCGCGACGTGGACGTCTCGGCCGTCAGGACCGCCTTCGCCAACGCCACCGCCAACACCCCCGACTGCGTGGAGGCGGGCGAGTACGGCAAGCGCCGCTTCGTCTGTACCGGCCGGATCACCGCCAACCTGTCCGACGCGAACAACTCCGACAAGGTCTTCAAGGACATGTCCGAGACCGTCGACTACTTCATCCTCGACCGGGCGGGCGCCGTCTCCAACAACCTCGCCGACATGAACTGTTCCTTCGGCCCCGTCGACATCTGGCCCTCCCGGGTCGCCGGCACGTCGAGCTTCAACTGCGAGGGTCCCCTGCGCAGCTGA
- a CDS encoding N-acetyltransferase, with product MTKEITDRQDRRVVLEDITDENWRDVADVAPADDQRRFVAALGARYLLLSLRGGLWNSLAVRAGDEVVGHVMWAYDDEDGTHWIGGMVVNAAEQGKGVGRATMRALLRRLAALPDCTEIRLSYHPDNAPAAALYTALGFTPTGDFEDEEIVASVSAEAVEAMEGVAA from the coding sequence ATGACGAAGGAAATCACCGACCGCCAGGACCGGCGCGTGGTGCTCGAAGACATCACCGACGAGAACTGGCGCGACGTCGCCGACGTGGCGCCCGCCGACGACCAGCGTCGGTTCGTGGCCGCCCTCGGTGCGCGCTACCTGCTGCTGTCCCTGCGCGGCGGACTCTGGAACTCGCTCGCGGTCCGGGCCGGTGACGAGGTCGTGGGGCATGTGATGTGGGCGTACGACGACGAGGACGGCACCCACTGGATCGGCGGCATGGTCGTCAACGCCGCCGAGCAGGGGAAGGGCGTGGGCCGTGCGACGATGCGTGCCCTGCTGCGCCGTCTCGCCGCGCTGCCGGACTGTACGGAGATCCGTCTCTCGTACCACCCCGACAACGCTCCCGCCGCCGCCCTCTACACCGCCCTCGGCTTCACGCCCACCGGCGACTTCGAGGACGAGGAGATCGTGGCCTCGGTGAGCGCGGAGGCCGTGGAGGCCATGGAGGGTGTTGCGGCCTGA
- a CDS encoding oleate hydratase: protein MYYSSGNYEAFARPRKPAGADRKSAWFVGAGLASLAGAAFMIRDGQVAGNRITILERLELAGGALDGINVPRKGFVIRGGRELEDHMECLWDLFRSVPSIEIEGASVLDEFYWLDKDDPNSSLQRVTERQGRDAHTGGLFTLSDRAQKDLVKLFLATREEMEGRRIDEVVGEDFLRSNFWLYWRTMFAFEEWHSALEMKLYLHRFVHHVGGLPDFTALKFTKYNQYESFVLPLTRWLMAQGVTFRFETEVTDIDFDVSAERKVATRIHWIEGGAPGGVDLGEDDLVLTTIGSLTENSDNGDHHTPARLDRGPAPAWDLWRRIARHDPSFGRPEVFCEDIPESKWESATVTTLDPRIPHYIRKIAKRDPFSGRVVTGGIVTVKDSGWLLSWTVNRQPHFKQQPADQIVVWLYGLFSDRPGDYVRKPMQECTGEEITQEWLYHLGVPVEDIPELAASGARCVPVMMPYVTSFFLPRRAGDRPAVVPEGAVNFAFIGQFAETTRDTVFTTEYSVRTGMEAVYQLLGIERGVPEVFNSTYDVRKLLAAMSRLRDGEELKVPGPAFVRDRLLHRLDATEIGELLQEFRLIPEESPRAEN from the coding sequence GTGTACTACAGCAGCGGCAACTACGAGGCGTTCGCGCGACCGCGCAAGCCCGCCGGCGCGGACCGGAAGAGCGCCTGGTTCGTCGGCGCCGGGCTCGCCTCCCTCGCGGGGGCGGCGTTCATGATCCGGGACGGACAGGTCGCGGGGAACCGCATCACGATCCTTGAGCGCCTCGAACTGGCCGGCGGCGCCCTCGACGGCATCAACGTGCCGAGAAAGGGCTTCGTCATCCGCGGCGGCCGTGAGCTGGAAGACCACATGGAGTGCCTGTGGGACCTCTTCCGGTCAGTCCCCTCGATCGAGATCGAGGGTGCGTCGGTGCTCGACGAGTTCTACTGGCTCGACAAGGACGACCCGAACTCCTCGCTCCAGCGGGTGACCGAGCGTCAGGGCCGGGACGCGCACACCGGCGGCCTGTTCACCCTCTCCGACCGGGCGCAGAAGGACCTCGTCAAGCTCTTCCTCGCCACCCGCGAGGAGATGGAGGGGCGCCGCATCGACGAGGTCGTCGGTGAGGACTTCCTGCGCAGCAACTTCTGGCTGTACTGGCGGACGATGTTCGCCTTCGAGGAGTGGCACAGCGCCCTGGAGATGAAGCTGTACCTGCACCGCTTCGTCCACCACGTCGGAGGGCTGCCGGACTTCACCGCGCTCAAGTTCACCAAGTACAACCAGTACGAATCGTTCGTGCTGCCTCTGACGCGCTGGCTCATGGCCCAGGGCGTGACCTTCCGCTTCGAGACGGAGGTCACCGACATCGACTTCGACGTCTCCGCGGAGCGGAAGGTCGCCACCCGCATCCACTGGATCGAGGGCGGCGCGCCGGGCGGTGTCGACCTCGGCGAGGACGACCTCGTCCTCACGACGATCGGCTCGCTCACGGAGAACTCCGACAACGGCGACCACCACACCCCCGCCCGACTCGACCGGGGCCCCGCGCCGGCCTGGGACCTGTGGCGCCGCATCGCCCGCCATGACCCCTCCTTCGGCCGGCCCGAGGTCTTCTGCGAGGACATCCCCGAGAGCAAGTGGGAGTCGGCCACGGTCACCACGCTGGACCCGCGGATCCCCCACTACATCCGGAAGATCGCCAAACGGGACCCGTTCAGCGGACGGGTGGTCACGGGCGGCATCGTGACCGTCAAGGACTCGGGCTGGCTGCTGAGCTGGACGGTCAACCGGCAACCGCACTTCAAGCAGCAGCCGGCCGACCAGATCGTCGTCTGGCTCTACGGCCTCTTCTCCGACCGGCCCGGTGACTACGTGCGGAAGCCGATGCAGGAGTGCACCGGCGAGGAGATCACCCAGGAGTGGCTGTACCACCTGGGCGTCCCCGTCGAGGACATCCCGGAGCTCGCGGCGAGCGGCGCCCGGTGCGTGCCCGTGATGATGCCGTACGTCACGTCGTTCTTCCTGCCCCGCCGGGCGGGCGACCGGCCCGCCGTGGTGCCCGAGGGAGCGGTCAACTTCGCGTTCATCGGCCAGTTCGCCGAGACGACCCGGGACACCGTCTTCACGACCGAGTACTCGGTACGCACCGGCATGGAGGCCGTCTACCAGCTCCTCGGCATCGAGCGGGGTGTCCCTGAGGTCTTCAACTCGACCTACGACGTCCGCAAGCTGCTGGCCGCGATGAGCCGCCTGCGCGACGGCGAGGAGCTGAAGGTCCCGGGCCCCGCGTTCGTACGCGACCGGCTGCTCCACAGGCTCGACGCGACGGAGATCGGGGAACTGCTCCAGGAGTTCCGGCTCATCCCGGAGGAGTCTCCGCGCGCGGAGAACTGA
- a CDS encoding proline racemase family protein translates to MSTTPHSVRTTDYHAAGEPFRIVDQDLPPIPGDTVAERRATVIGAGGTATDPRRGPLDDVRRLLVQEPRGHAGMYGGFVVPPDDDGAHFGVLFWHKDGYSTACGHGTMALGAWAVDSGRVAAPDDGDVAVRIDVPSGRVTATVHRAGGRTTGVTFRNIPTFVTARKVPVKTSFGAVEVDLAHSGACYASVAARDLGLDTGKAALPALVRAGQEIRTALAEHPATRHAGDPRLSGVYGVILYEDLPEPADTGTDSTVTGPRQRNVTVFADGQIDRSPCGSGTSARLALLAAEGLLAPGDTLTHESVAGTVFTGRLLPGGVTEVTGSAHLTGTHTFHLDAHDDLGTGFLL, encoded by the coding sequence GTGAGCACCACCCCGCACTCCGTGCGCACCACCGACTACCACGCCGCAGGCGAACCCTTCCGGATCGTCGACCAGGACCTCCCACCGATCCCCGGCGACACCGTCGCCGAGCGCCGCGCCACCGTCATCGGCGCCGGCGGGACCGCCACGGACCCGCGCCGCGGGCCGCTCGACGACGTGCGCCGCCTCCTCGTCCAGGAACCCCGCGGACACGCGGGCATGTACGGCGGCTTCGTCGTGCCGCCCGACGACGACGGCGCCCACTTCGGCGTGCTGTTCTGGCACAAGGACGGGTACTCCACCGCGTGCGGCCACGGCACCATGGCGCTCGGCGCCTGGGCCGTCGACAGCGGACGCGTCGCCGCCCCCGACGACGGCGACGTCGCCGTCCGCATCGACGTGCCCTCGGGCCGCGTCACCGCGACCGTGCACCGCGCGGGCGGCCGCACCACGGGAGTCACCTTCCGCAACATCCCGACCTTCGTCACCGCCCGGAAGGTCCCGGTGAAGACCTCCTTCGGAGCCGTCGAGGTCGACCTCGCCCACTCCGGCGCCTGCTACGCCTCCGTCGCCGCCCGCGACCTCGGCCTCGACACCGGAAAGGCGGCGCTCCCCGCGCTCGTTCGCGCCGGCCAGGAGATCCGCACCGCGCTCGCCGAACACCCGGCCACCCGGCACGCAGGCGACCCGCGCCTCTCCGGTGTGTACGGCGTCATCCTGTACGAGGACCTGCCCGAGCCCGCCGACACCGGCACCGACAGCACCGTCACCGGCCCCCGCCAGCGCAACGTCACCGTCTTCGCCGACGGACAGATCGACCGCTCGCCCTGCGGATCCGGTACCTCCGCACGGCTGGCCCTGCTCGCCGCGGAGGGCCTCCTCGCCCCCGGCGACACCCTCACGCACGAGTCCGTGGCCGGTACGGTGTTCACCGGCCGCCTGCTGCCCGGCGGCGTCACCGAGGTCACCGGTTCGGCGCACCTCACCGGCACCCACACCTTCCACCTCGACGCGCACGACGACCTGGGGACGGGGTTCCTGCTGTGA